The proteins below come from a single Plantactinospora sp. KBS50 genomic window:
- a CDS encoding DUF3866 family protein, whose amino-acid sequence MVRWRSGTVTGLRRQWRGAVEFDAVLPDGTTVRALAYPDLVGTPRVGDRVLLNVAALLMGLGTGGYALAVALPDRLPPDPPRPADTRAGGHLVKARYTPLQPILLGVDEESSPHRAVLAEADDLAGMPVVVADLHSALPAVVAGIRADQPQLRIAYVLTDGAALPAWFSRTLTGLAGELVGTVTVGQAFGGDLEATTVHSGLLAARHVLAADVTVLSQGPGNLGTGTRWGFSGVAAGEAVNATAVLDGRPVGSLRISTADPRPRHRGVSHHSLTAYGRVALARAQLVVPDGLEPGLAEAVAAALEPLADRHTLVRVPTDGLDAALRATPVPLSTMGRGLDADHAYFLAAAAAGRHAAALAATATTAG is encoded by the coding sequence ATGGTGCGATGGCGGTCGGGCACGGTCACCGGGCTGCGCCGGCAGTGGCGCGGGGCGGTCGAGTTCGACGCCGTACTGCCGGACGGCACGACGGTGCGCGCCCTGGCCTACCCCGACCTGGTCGGCACGCCGCGGGTGGGTGACCGGGTGCTGCTCAACGTGGCCGCCCTGCTGATGGGGCTGGGCACCGGCGGGTACGCGCTGGCCGTGGCGCTGCCGGACCGGTTGCCGCCGGACCCGCCGCGGCCGGCGGACACCCGGGCCGGCGGGCACCTGGTGAAGGCCCGCTACACCCCGCTGCAGCCGATCCTGCTCGGCGTCGACGAGGAGTCCTCCCCGCACCGGGCCGTGCTCGCCGAGGCCGACGACCTGGCCGGGATGCCCGTGGTGGTCGCCGACCTGCACTCCGCGCTGCCGGCCGTGGTCGCCGGGATCCGGGCCGACCAGCCGCAGCTACGCATCGCGTACGTCCTCACCGACGGGGCGGCGCTGCCGGCCTGGTTCTCCCGCACCCTCACCGGGCTGGCCGGCGAGCTGGTCGGCACGGTGACCGTGGGCCAGGCGTTCGGCGGGGACCTGGAGGCGACCACCGTGCACTCCGGGCTGCTGGCCGCCCGGCACGTGCTGGCCGCCGACGTCACCGTGCTCAGCCAGGGACCCGGCAACCTGGGCACCGGCACGCGCTGGGGATTCTCCGGGGTGGCGGCCGGCGAGGCGGTCAACGCCACGGCCGTGCTCGACGGCCGGCCGGTGGGCTCGCTGCGGATCTCCACGGCCGACCCCCGACCCCGGCACCGCGGCGTCTCGCACCACAGCCTCACCGCGTACGGGCGGGTGGCGCTGGCCCGCGCGCAGCTGGTCGTCCCGGACGGCCTGGAACCCGGGCTGGCCGAGGCCGTGGCCGCGGCGCTGGAGCCGCTCGCCGACCGGCACACCCTGGTCCGGGTGCCCACCGACGGCCTGGACGCGGCGCTGCGGGCCACCCCGGTGCCGCTGTCCACCATGGGTCGCGGGCTGGACGCCGACCACGCGTACTTCCTCGCCGCCGCGGCGGCCGGCCGGCACGCCGCCGCCCTGGCCGCCACGGCAACCACGGCCGGCTGA
- the dop gene encoding depupylase/deamidase Dop: MTVRRIMGTEVEYGISVPSQPGANPMVTSSQVVNAYGARPELNRGGRARWDYEEESPLRDARGFTYSGAAYDPAEALADEDLGLANVILTNGARLYVDHAHPEYSTPEVTNPLDVVRWDKAGERVMAEASRRAATIPGSHPIHLYKNNTDNKGASYGSHENYLMRRQTPFADIVAYLTPFFVTRQIVCGAGRVGIGQDGSQPGFQISQRADFFEVEVGLETTLKRPIINTRDEPHADADKYRRLHVIIGDANLSEISTYLKVGTTALVLSMIEEKVLGTDLGIADPVAELRAVSHDPSLRHLMRLRDGRRLTALDLQWAYYERARAFVDDRYGNDADAATLDVLGRWEDVLHRLGQDPMLCAGELDWVAKLRLLEGYRERENLGWSSHKLQLVDLQYSDVRPEKGLYHRLVARGSMTRLLDDESTRTAMIEPPEDTRAYFRGRCLAQYASEVVAASWDSVIFDVGRESLVRVPMMEPERGTRKHVGALFDRCPSAKDLLEAITNG, translated from the coding sequence GTGACGGTACGACGAATCATGGGCACCGAGGTGGAGTACGGCATTTCCGTGCCCAGCCAGCCCGGAGCCAACCCGATGGTCACCTCCTCCCAGGTGGTCAATGCCTACGGCGCCCGGCCCGAGCTGAACCGCGGCGGCCGGGCCCGGTGGGACTACGAGGAGGAGTCCCCGCTGCGCGACGCGCGCGGCTTCACCTACTCCGGCGCCGCGTACGACCCGGCGGAGGCGCTCGCCGACGAGGACCTGGGGCTGGCCAACGTCATCCTCACCAACGGCGCGCGGCTCTACGTCGACCACGCCCACCCCGAGTACTCCACGCCGGAGGTGACCAACCCGCTGGACGTGGTCCGCTGGGACAAGGCCGGCGAGCGGGTGATGGCCGAGGCGTCCCGACGGGCCGCCACCATCCCGGGCAGCCACCCGATCCACCTCTACAAGAACAACACCGACAACAAGGGCGCCAGCTACGGCTCGCACGAGAACTACCTGATGCGCCGGCAGACGCCGTTCGCCGACATCGTGGCGTACCTGACGCCGTTCTTCGTGACCCGGCAGATCGTCTGCGGCGCCGGCCGGGTGGGGATCGGCCAGGACGGCTCGCAGCCGGGATTCCAGATCTCCCAGCGGGCCGACTTCTTCGAGGTCGAGGTCGGCCTGGAGACCACGCTGAAGCGGCCGATCATCAACACCCGGGACGAGCCGCACGCCGACGCCGACAAGTACCGCCGGCTGCACGTCATCATCGGCGACGCGAACCTGTCGGAGATCTCGACGTACCTGAAGGTGGGCACCACCGCCCTGGTGCTCAGCATGATCGAGGAGAAGGTCCTCGGCACCGACCTGGGCATCGCCGATCCGGTCGCCGAGCTGCGCGCGGTCAGCCACGACCCGTCGCTGCGGCACCTGATGCGGCTGCGCGACGGGCGCCGGCTCACCGCGCTGGACCTGCAGTGGGCCTACTACGAGCGGGCCCGCGCGTTCGTGGACGACCGGTACGGCAACGACGCGGACGCCGCCACGCTGGACGTGCTGGGCCGCTGGGAGGACGTGCTGCACCGGCTCGGCCAGGACCCGATGCTGTGCGCCGGGGAGCTGGACTGGGTGGCCAAGCTCCGGCTGCTGGAGGGCTACCGGGAACGGGAGAATCTCGGCTGGTCCTCGCACAAGCTCCAACTGGTCGACCTGCAGTACTCCGACGTGCGCCCGGAGAAGGGCCTCTACCACCGGCTGGTGGCCCGGGGCTCGATGACCAGGCTGCTGGACGACGAGTCGACCCGGACCGCCATGATCGAGCCGCCGGAGGACACCCGCGCCTACTTCCGCGGCCGGTGCCTGGCCCAGTACGCCTCCGAGGTGGTCGCCGCGAGCTGGGACTCGGTCATCTTCGACGTGGGCCGGGAGTCGCTGGTCCGGGTGCCGATGATGGAGCCCGAGCGGGGCACGCGCAAGCACGTGGGCGCCCTGTTCGACCGCTGCCCCAGCGCCAAGGACCTGCTGGAGGCGATCACCAACGGGTGA
- a CDS encoding ubiquitin-like protein Pup encodes MATRDTGGQSQSGKARQDQEVEDAAVEANPEVAERHAEITEDVDDLLDEIDSVLEENAEEFVRGYVQKGGQ; translated from the coding sequence ATGGCTACCCGTGACACCGGCGGTCAGTCGCAGTCCGGTAAGGCGCGGCAGGACCAGGAGGTCGAGGACGCCGCCGTCGAGGCCAACCCCGAGGTGGCCGAGCGGCATGCCGAGATCACCGAGGACGTCGACGATCTGCTCGACGAGATCGACTCGGTGCTGGAGGAGAACGCGGAGGAGTTCGTGCGGGGCTACGTGCAGAAGGGCGGCCAGTGA
- the rfbD gene encoding dTDP-4-dehydrorhamnose reductase — translation MLGRELLSVLAAHPRLAATGATRAELDITDPAALAAAVPGHHVVINAAAWTDVDGAERQEAAATAVNGTAVGHLARACAGTGARLIQLSTDYVFAGTGRVPYPEDAPTAPVNAYGRGKLAGERAVARELPAAGYVVRTAWLYAPHGRNFVTTVLRLAQDRDRLDVVADQTGQPTSCAVLADRLVRLAEAALAGRAAPGVYHGTAAGQTTWYGLARAVFALRGLDPERIRPVGSDRFPRPAPRPRYSVLGHRRWAAAGLAPLPDWHHTLAEALHPVPA, via the coding sequence ATGCTCGGCCGGGAACTGCTGAGCGTCCTGGCCGCGCATCCCCGGCTGGCCGCCACCGGCGCCACCCGCGCCGAACTGGACATCACCGACCCGGCCGCCCTCGCCGCCGCCGTACCCGGACACCACGTCGTGATCAACGCCGCGGCCTGGACCGACGTGGACGGCGCCGAGCGGCAGGAGGCGGCGGCCACCGCGGTCAACGGCACCGCCGTCGGCCACCTGGCGCGGGCCTGCGCGGGCACCGGCGCCCGGCTCATCCAGCTCTCCACCGACTACGTCTTTGCGGGCACCGGACGGGTGCCCTATCCCGAGGACGCCCCGACCGCGCCGGTCAACGCGTACGGCCGCGGCAAGCTGGCCGGGGAACGGGCGGTGGCCCGCGAGCTGCCGGCGGCCGGCTACGTGGTGCGGACCGCCTGGCTGTACGCGCCGCACGGGCGCAACTTCGTGACCACCGTGCTGCGGTTGGCCCAGGACCGCGACCGGCTGGACGTGGTGGCCGACCAGACCGGGCAGCCCACCTCGTGCGCCGTGCTGGCCGACCGGCTGGTCCGGCTGGCCGAGGCGGCGCTCGCCGGCCGGGCCGCACCCGGCGTCTACCACGGCACCGCCGCCGGCCAGACCACCTGGTACGGGCTGGCCCGCGCGGTGTTCGCGCTGCGCGGACTCGACCCGGAGCGGATCCGGCCGGTCGGCAGCGACCGCTTTCCCCGCCCGGCGCCGCGGCCCCGGTACAGCGTGCTGGGTCACCGCCGATGGGCCGCCGCGGGACTGGCGCCGCTGCCGGACTGGCACCACACGCTGGCCGAGGCGCTGCACCCGGTGCCGGCGTGA
- a CDS encoding cation diffusion facilitator family transporter yields MAEPEPEEERSESTGTVVIAGAANLGIAVAKAVAGMLSGSAAMLSEAAHSLADTTTEALLFTALRRGARPADPKHPFGYGKESYVWAFLAALFTFLAGAGFSVYQGVRTILDGEQSGGPLVSYAVLAISFVLEGISLLRAVRQVRGEARRWHTTGRRFLRHTADTTVKAVFLEDSAALIGLLLAAAGVSLTHLTGDDLWDGVASIGIGALLLVVAAILARSNVSLLVGRAVPPQVHEAIRDELAGLPTVSRVDTLLTMLLGPDDILVAAKVDFVDEATGADIEAGADEAERRLTARYPNIRYVFLDPTRSNRDPGSRSRVEPAGGRQPAGTSLPNPR; encoded by the coding sequence ATGGCTGAGCCGGAACCGGAAGAAGAGCGCTCGGAGAGCACCGGCACCGTCGTGATCGCCGGGGCGGCCAACCTGGGCATCGCGGTGGCCAAGGCGGTGGCCGGGATGCTCTCCGGCTCCGCGGCGATGCTCTCCGAGGCGGCGCACTCGCTGGCCGACACCACCACCGAGGCCCTGCTGTTCACGGCGCTGCGCCGGGGCGCCCGGCCCGCGGACCCGAAACACCCCTTCGGGTACGGCAAGGAAAGCTACGTCTGGGCGTTCCTGGCCGCCCTGTTCACCTTCCTGGCCGGCGCCGGCTTCTCCGTCTACCAGGGGGTGCGCACCATCCTGGACGGCGAGCAGAGCGGCGGCCCGCTGGTGTCGTACGCGGTGCTGGCCATCTCCTTCGTGCTGGAGGGCATCTCGCTGCTGCGGGCGGTCCGCCAGGTCCGCGGCGAGGCCCGGCGCTGGCACACCACCGGGCGGCGGTTCCTGCGCCACACGGCCGACACCACGGTCAAGGCGGTCTTCCTGGAGGACAGCGCGGCCCTGATCGGCCTGCTGCTGGCCGCCGCGGGCGTGAGCCTCACCCACCTGACCGGCGACGACCTCTGGGACGGCGTGGCCTCGATCGGGATCGGCGCGCTGCTGCTGGTGGTCGCCGCCATCCTGGCCCGCAGCAACGTGTCGCTGCTGGTCGGCCGGGCGGTGCCGCCGCAGGTGCACGAGGCCATCCGGGACGAACTGGCCGGGCTGCCCACGGTCAGCCGGGTGGACACCCTGCTGACCATGCTGCTCGGCCCGGACGACATCCTCGTCGCGGCGAAGGTCGACTTCGTCGACGAGGCCACCGGCGCCGACATCGAGGCCGGGGCCGACGAGGCCGAGCGCCGGCTCACCGCGCGGTACCCGAACATCCGGTACGTCTTCCTCGACCCCACCCGCAGCAACCGGGATCCCGGCAGCCGCTCCCGGGTGGAGCCGGCGGGCGGACGGCAGCCGGCCGGCACCTCCCTGCCGAACCCGCGCTGA
- the prcB gene encoding proteasome subunit beta: MAAAFDPSGRLPEVFVNAGTSSFTQFLSAVAPELLPGRRPLPPGMAADLAPHATTIVAIVGSDGVVMAGDRRATMGNLIAQRDIEKVHPADAYSLIGIAGTAGIGIELIRLFQVELEHYEKIEGAMLSLDGKANRLAAMIRGNLGAAMQGLAVIPLFAGFDVAAADPARAGRIFSFDVTGGPYEETGYDAIGSGSLFAKSALKKRYRAGLSTAEAARLAMEALYDAADDDSATGGPDLTRRIYPVVMTATAEGTHRLTDAETAEIANAVVAGRMENPGG; the protein is encoded by the coding sequence GTGGCAGCGGCTTTTGATCCATCCGGACGTCTTCCCGAGGTCTTCGTCAACGCGGGGACGTCCTCCTTCACCCAGTTTCTGAGCGCGGTCGCTCCGGAGCTGCTGCCCGGCCGGCGGCCCCTGCCGCCCGGGATGGCGGCCGACCTGGCGCCGCACGCCACGACGATCGTGGCGATCGTCGGCTCGGACGGTGTGGTGATGGCCGGGGACCGCCGCGCCACGATGGGCAACCTGATCGCGCAGCGGGACATCGAGAAGGTGCACCCGGCCGACGCGTACTCGCTGATCGGCATCGCCGGCACGGCCGGCATCGGCATCGAGCTGATCCGGCTGTTCCAGGTGGAGTTGGAGCACTACGAGAAGATCGAGGGCGCCATGCTGTCCCTCGACGGTAAGGCCAACCGGCTGGCCGCGATGATCCGCGGCAACCTGGGCGCGGCCATGCAGGGGCTCGCGGTGATCCCGCTGTTCGCCGGCTTCGACGTGGCCGCCGCCGACCCGGCGCGGGCGGGGCGGATCTTCAGCTTCGACGTGACCGGCGGCCCGTACGAGGAGACCGGCTACGACGCCATCGGCTCCGGCTCGCTGTTCGCGAAGTCGGCGCTGAAGAAGCGCTACCGGGCCGGACTGTCCACCGCGGAGGCCGCCCGGCTGGCCATGGAGGCGCTCTACGACGCGGCCGACGACGACTCCGCCACGGGCGGGCCGGACCTGACCCGCCGGATCTACCCGGTGGTCATGACGGCCACCGCCGAGGGCACCCACCGGCTGACCGACGCCGAGACCGCGGAGATCGCGAACGCGGTCGTCGCCGGCCGGATGGAGAATCCGGGCGGCTGA
- the rfbB gene encoding dTDP-glucose 4,6-dehydratase, with protein MRILVTGGAGFIGSEYVRMLLNSPAAVPAEVAAAPPALEPGAVTVLDKLTYSGNLANLDPVRRDPRLRVVRGDICDPDLVDRVVPGHDVIVHFAAESHVDRSITGATPFVLTNVVGTQTLLDAALRHETGRFVHVSTDEVYGSIESGSWSETAPLAPNSPYSASKAGSDLLALAYHRTHGMDVVVTRCSNNYGPYQFPEKVIPLFVTNLLDGQPVPLYGDGGNVRDWLHVHDHCRGIALVQEKGRAGEVYHIGGGVELTNRDLTHRLLAACDAGWERVRPVPDRKGHDRRYALDIGKIRAELGYAPVIDLPTGLAATIRWYRDNRAWWEPLTSRTAR; from the coding sequence GTGCGAATCCTCGTGACCGGCGGCGCCGGGTTCATCGGCTCGGAGTACGTCCGGATGCTGCTGAACTCGCCGGCCGCCGTACCCGCGGAGGTGGCCGCCGCGCCACCCGCCCTGGAGCCGGGCGCGGTCACCGTGCTGGACAAGCTGACCTACTCCGGCAACCTGGCCAACCTCGACCCGGTGCGCCGCGATCCCCGGCTGCGCGTGGTCCGCGGCGACATCTGCGACCCGGACCTGGTGGACCGGGTCGTCCCGGGCCACGACGTGATCGTCCACTTCGCCGCCGAGTCCCACGTCGACCGCTCCATCACCGGCGCCACGCCGTTCGTGCTGACAAACGTGGTCGGCACGCAGACCCTGCTCGACGCGGCGCTGCGGCACGAGACCGGCCGGTTCGTGCACGTCTCCACCGACGAGGTGTACGGCTCCATCGAGTCCGGCTCGTGGTCGGAGACCGCGCCGCTGGCGCCGAACTCGCCGTACTCGGCCAGCAAGGCCGGGTCCGACCTGCTGGCCCTGGCCTACCACCGCACGCACGGGATGGACGTGGTGGTGACCCGCTGCTCCAACAACTACGGGCCGTACCAGTTCCCCGAGAAGGTGATCCCGCTGTTCGTCACCAACCTCCTGGACGGCCAGCCGGTGCCGCTCTACGGCGACGGCGGCAACGTCCGGGACTGGCTGCACGTCCACGACCACTGCCGCGGCATCGCCCTGGTGCAGGAGAAGGGCCGGGCCGGCGAGGTCTACCACATCGGCGGCGGCGTCGAACTGACCAACCGGGACCTCACCCACCGGCTGCTGGCCGCCTGCGACGCCGGCTGGGAGCGGGTCCGCCCGGTGCCGGACCGCAAGGGCCACGACCGCCGGTACGCCCTGGACATCGGCAAGATCCGCGCCGAGCTGGGGTACGCGCCGGTGATCGACCTGCCGACCGGGCTGGCCGCCACCATCCGCTGGTACCGCGACAACCGGGCCTGGTGGGAGCCGCTCACCTCCCGGACGGCGCGGTGA
- the pafA gene encoding Pup--protein ligase, protein MERRIFGLETEYGVTCTYRGQRRLSPDEVARYLFRRVVSWGRSSNVFLRNGARLYLDVGSHPEYATPECDSVADLVVHDRAGERILEGLLVDAEKRLHDEGIAGEIYLFKNNTDSAGNSYGCHENYLVSRHGEFGRLADVLIPFLVTRQLICGAGKVLQTPRGAVYCLSQRAEHIWEGVSSATTRSRPIINTRDEPHADAERYRRLHVIVGDSNMNEVTTLLKVGSADIVLRMIEAGVVMRDLSLENPIRAIREVSHDVTGRRKVRLASNKEISALEIQQEYLSKATEFVERRGGDQTAKRVVELWGRVLRAVESGDLEPVSREIDWVTKLRLIERYQARNDLPLSHPRVAQMDLAYHDLRRGRGLYGLLERRGQVDRVATDVEIFEAKETPPQTTRARLRGEFIRHAQEKRRDFTVDWVHLKLNDQAQRTVLCKDPFRAYDERVERLIASM, encoded by the coding sequence ATGGAGCGGCGAATCTTCGGTCTCGAGACCGAGTACGGCGTCACCTGCACCTACCGCGGCCAGCGGCGGCTGTCTCCGGACGAGGTCGCCCGCTATCTGTTCCGCCGGGTGGTGTCCTGGGGACGGTCCAGCAACGTGTTCCTGCGCAACGGTGCCCGGCTCTACCTCGACGTCGGCTCCCACCCCGAGTACGCCACCCCGGAGTGCGACTCGGTGGCCGACCTCGTGGTGCACGACCGGGCCGGCGAGCGGATCCTGGAGGGCCTGCTGGTCGACGCCGAGAAGCGGCTGCACGACGAGGGGATCGCCGGCGAGATCTACCTTTTCAAGAACAACACCGACTCGGCCGGCAACTCCTACGGCTGCCACGAGAACTACCTGGTGTCCCGGCATGGCGAGTTCGGCCGGCTGGCCGACGTGCTGATCCCGTTCCTGGTCACCCGGCAGCTCATCTGCGGCGCCGGCAAGGTGCTGCAGACCCCGCGCGGCGCCGTGTACTGCCTCTCCCAGCGGGCCGAGCACATCTGGGAGGGGGTCTCCTCGGCCACCACCCGCAGCCGGCCGATCATCAACACCCGGGACGAGCCGCACGCGGACGCCGAGCGCTACCGCCGGCTGCACGTCATCGTCGGCGACTCGAACATGAACGAGGTCACCACGCTGCTCAAGGTCGGCAGCGCGGACATCGTGCTGCGCATGATCGAGGCCGGGGTGGTGATGCGGGACCTGTCGCTGGAGAACCCGATCCGGGCCATCCGCGAGGTGTCGCACGACGTGACCGGCCGGCGCAAGGTCCGGCTCGCCTCCAACAAGGAGATCTCCGCGCTGGAGATCCAGCAGGAGTACCTGTCCAAGGCGACCGAGTTCGTCGAGCGTCGGGGCGGCGACCAGACCGCCAAGCGGGTCGTCGAGCTGTGGGGCCGGGTGCTGCGCGCGGTGGAGAGCGGCGACCTGGAACCGGTGTCCCGGGAGATCGACTGGGTGACCAAGCTGCGCCTGATCGAGCGCTACCAGGCCAGGAACGACCTGCCGCTGTCGCACCCGCGGGTGGCGCAGATGGACCTGGCCTACCACGACCTGCGGCGCGGCCGGGGCCTGTACGGGCTGCTGGAGCGGCGCGGCCAGGTCGACCGGGTGGCCACCGACGTGGAGATCTTCGAGGCCAAGGAGACCCCGCCGCAGACCACCCGGGCCCGGCTGCGCGGCGAGTTCATCCGGCACGCCCAGGAGAAGCGCCGGGACTTCACCGTCGACTGGGTGCATCTCAAGCTCAACGACCAGGCCCAGCGGACGGTCCTGTGCAAGGACCCGTTCCGGGCCTACGACGAGCGGGTGGAGCGGCTGATCGCCAGCATGTGA
- the arc gene encoding proteasome ATPase, producing MARSDDADSRAARWEKEAHDLSTQVAFLTEELALVRRKLTESPRHVRQLEERLAATQAQLARLTENNDRLVNTLKEARAQIVTLKEEIDRLAQPPSGYGVFLARHDDGTVDIFTGGRKLRVAVSPSLEADELKRGQEVLLNDALNVVDAFGYERVGEVVTFKELLENPTGGAADRSLVISHADEERIVHLAETLIGVGLRAGDSLMIEPRSSYAYERIPKSEVEELVLEEVPDVDYTDIGGLHAQIEQIRDAVELPFLHADLFREHQLRPPKGILLYGPPGCGKTLIAKAVANSLAKKIAERRGEEKHTSYFLNIKGPELLNKYVGETERHIRLVFQRAREKAGEGTPVIVFFDEMDSVFRTRGSGVSSDVENTIVPQLLSEIDGVEGLENVIVIGASNREDMIDPAILRPGRLDVKIKIERPDAEAAKDIFSKYILPGLPLHPDDLTEHGNDAQATVAAMIEAVVLRMYSETEENRFLEVTYANGDKEVLYFKDFNSGAMIQNIVDRGKKMAIKEFLSSGRKGLRLQHLLDACVDEFRENEDLPNTTNPDDWARISGKKGERIVYIRTLVSGGKGAEAGRSIETASNTGQYL from the coding sequence GTGGCACGCAGCGACGACGCGGACTCGCGCGCCGCACGGTGGGAGAAGGAGGCCCACGATCTCTCCACCCAGGTCGCGTTCCTGACAGAGGAACTCGCTCTGGTGCGGCGCAAGTTGACCGAAAGCCCTCGACACGTCAGGCAGCTCGAAGAGCGGCTGGCCGCAACCCAGGCGCAGCTGGCCAGGTTGACGGAGAACAACGATCGGCTCGTGAACACCCTCAAGGAGGCACGGGCCCAGATCGTGACCCTGAAGGAGGAAATCGACCGGCTCGCGCAGCCACCGAGTGGCTACGGCGTCTTCCTCGCCCGGCACGATGACGGCACCGTGGACATCTTCACCGGCGGTCGCAAGCTGCGGGTGGCGGTGTCGCCGTCGCTGGAGGCCGACGAGCTGAAGCGGGGCCAGGAGGTGCTGCTCAACGACGCGCTCAACGTGGTCGACGCGTTCGGCTACGAGCGGGTGGGTGAGGTCGTCACCTTCAAGGAACTGCTGGAGAACCCGACCGGCGGCGCCGCCGACCGGTCGCTGGTGATCTCGCACGCCGACGAGGAACGGATCGTCCACCTGGCCGAGACGCTGATCGGGGTCGGGCTGCGCGCGGGCGACTCGCTCATGATCGAGCCGAGATCGTCCTACGCGTACGAGCGGATCCCGAAGAGCGAGGTGGAGGAGCTCGTCCTGGAGGAGGTCCCCGACGTCGACTACACCGACATCGGTGGCCTGCACGCCCAGATCGAGCAGATCCGCGACGCGGTGGAACTGCCCTTCCTGCACGCGGACCTGTTCCGCGAGCACCAGTTGCGGCCGCCGAAGGGCATCCTGCTCTACGGGCCGCCCGGCTGCGGCAAGACCCTGATCGCCAAGGCGGTGGCCAACTCGCTGGCCAAGAAGATCGCCGAGCGTCGTGGTGAGGAGAAGCACACCAGCTACTTCCTCAACATCAAGGGTCCCGAGCTGCTCAACAAGTACGTCGGCGAGACCGAGCGGCACATCCGGCTGGTGTTCCAGCGGGCCCGGGAGAAGGCCGGCGAGGGCACCCCGGTGATCGTCTTCTTCGACGAGATGGACTCCGTGTTCCGCACCCGCGGCTCCGGCGTCTCCTCCGATGTGGAGAACACGATCGTTCCGCAGCTGCTCAGCGAGATCGACGGCGTGGAGGGCCTGGAGAACGTCATCGTCATCGGTGCCTCCAACCGGGAGGACATGATCGACCCGGCGATCCTGCGGCCCGGCCGACTCGACGTGAAGATAAAGATCGAGCGGCCCGACGCGGAGGCGGCCAAGGACATCTTCTCGAAGTACATCCTGCCCGGGCTGCCGCTGCACCCGGACGACCTGACCGAGCACGGCAACGACGCGCAGGCCACGGTCGCCGCCATGATCGAGGCGGTGGTGCTGCGGATGTACTCCGAGACCGAGGAGAACCGCTTCCTTGAGGTCACCTACGCCAACGGCGACAAGGAGGTCCTGTACTTCAAGGACTTCAACTCCGGCGCCATGATCCAGAACATCGTGGACCGGGGCAAGAAGATGGCCATCAAGGAGTTCCTCTCCTCGGGTCGCAAGGGGCTGCGGTTGCAGCACCTGCTCGACGCCTGCGTCGACGAGTTCCGCGAGAACGAGGATCTGCCCAATACCACAAATCCGGACGATTGGGCCCGGATCTCCGGTAAGAAGGGCGAGCGGATCGTCTACATCCGCACGCTGGTCTCCGGCGGCAAGGGTGCCGAGGCCGGCCGGTCCATCGAGACCGCCAGCAACACCGGCCAGTACCTCTGA
- a CDS encoding dTDP-4-dehydrorhamnose 3,5-epimerase family protein, with the protein MRIRQLGIAGAWEVIPQLHGDNRGVFLEWYRSDRLADAVGGDAVGGDAVGGDAVGGPFRLAQANMSVSARDVVRGIHYADVPPGQAKYVTCVRGAVADVVVDLRVGSPTFGHWELVRLDEEQRRAVFLIEGLGHGFCALTEDATLAYLCSTTYNPAAERAVHPLDADLAIDWPAGVPVLSARDAAAPSLATARAEGLLPQAATCRAYLAERDRERERDRSAAAAPAGIPPGMRHPDGIWAGDVRNA; encoded by the coding sequence GTGAGGATCCGGCAACTGGGCATCGCGGGCGCCTGGGAGGTGATCCCGCAGCTGCACGGGGACAACCGGGGGGTGTTCCTGGAGTGGTACCGGTCGGACCGGCTGGCCGACGCGGTGGGCGGGGACGCGGTGGGCGGGGACGCGGTGGGCGGGGACGCGGTGGGCGGGCCGTTCCGGCTGGCCCAGGCCAACATGTCGGTCTCGGCCCGGGACGTGGTGCGCGGCATCCACTACGCCGACGTCCCGCCGGGCCAGGCGAAGTACGTGACCTGCGTGCGGGGCGCCGTGGCCGACGTCGTGGTGGACCTGCGGGTCGGCTCGCCGACCTTCGGGCACTGGGAACTGGTGCGGCTGGACGAGGAGCAGCGCCGGGCGGTGTTTCTGATCGAGGGGCTCGGACACGGCTTCTGCGCGCTGACCGAGGACGCCACCCTGGCGTACCTGTGCTCGACGACGTACAACCCGGCGGCCGAGCGGGCCGTGCACCCGCTGGACGCGGATCTCGCGATCGACTGGCCGGCCGGCGTACCGGTGCTGTCCGCCCGGGACGCCGCCGCGCCGAGCCTGGCGACGGCCCGCGCCGAGGGGCTGCTTCCGCAGGCGGCGACCTGCCGGGCGTACCTGGCGGAGCGGGACCGGGAGCGGGAGCGGGACCGGTCGGCGGCCGCGGCACCCGCCGGAATCCCGCCCGGTATGCGGCATCCGGACGGGATTTGGGCCGGCGATGTCCGCAACGCGTAG